The nucleotide sequence TCTACCCCTCTCATGGGTTGCGCTTCGCGATGAAACGACCCGAGGACAACCTTGACGCGTTCCGCCAGCGCGTCAACAAGCAGGCACGCGATGAAGGTGAGAAGCCACTGGCCCTCAATACCGAGAGCGGTTGGCTTTTCGGCCGTGACCAGCAGACCTCGGCCGGATCACTCCACACCGATATTTGGCTCTCCTGACTGATCCGTGGGTCATTTCCGGCCCGGTAGGACGGGTCGGTGGCCGCCGAGGTTGAGCATGGCCAGGGCGATGAGGGCTTCGGGGGACTTGAAGCCGAAGGCGACGCGGGTGATGAGCCGAATCTTCGTGTTCACGGACTCGATACGTCCGTTGGACAGGCCGTGCTCGATCGCGGCGAGGATCGAGGCCTTGTGCTTGACGATGCGGCGTTGGAGCTCGACGAAGGCGGGGATGCGGCAACGTCGGGCCCAGCCGATCCAGCGTTCCAGGGCCGTCTCGGCCTCGTCGGCGGGTAGCTGGAAGACCAGGCGCAGTCCTTCCTTGAGCAGGTAGGCCCGGTGCAGGCGCGGGTCGGTCTTGGCGACCCAGGCGAGCTTGGCCTGCTGCCGGGTGGTGAGGTTCTCGGGGTTCTTCCACAGCGCGTACCGGGCGTGCTTGAGCGCCTTGGCGTGCCCGCCGGCCCGCCCGGCCCGGCGCTGCCGGACCGCGCCACGGGCCTCGTTCCACGCCTGGCGACGGACCTCGTCCAGGGCCTCGGTGGCCCACTTGACGATGTGGAACGGATCAGCGCACCGCACCGCGTTCGGGCACCGCTCGGCGACCACGGCGGCGATCCAGTCCGCCCCGTCGGCGCTGACGTGGGTGATCTCGGCGCACCGGTCGGGCCCGAGGGCCTCGAAGAACGCCGCCAGGGTCGCCTTGTCCCGGCCCGGGGCGGCCCAGACGAGCCGGCCGGTGTCGTGGTCGACCACGATCGTGAGGTAGCGGTGGCCCTTCTTGTAGGAGATCTCATCGATGCCGATCCGTCGCAGGCCGGCGAACCGGTCGCCGAGGGCCTCCACGTCGGCCCAGACCCGGGTGATGATCGCCCCGACGGTGCGCCAGGCGATGCGCATCAGCTCGGTGACCGCGGACTTGGAGCACTGCGTGGCCAGCCAGGCCACCTGCTCGTCGAACACCACGGTGTGACCGGCCCCGTGCCTGGCCCACGGGACGGCGGCCACCGTGGGACCGTGCTCGCGGCAGGCCACCCGCGGGGCGTCGGCCTCGAGGTAGACCTGCACCGTGCCCAGATCCAGCGCCCGCCACCGCCGCCGACCCTCGCCACGGTCGTACCCGGGCGACCTGCGCCCGCACCGCCCGCACCGGCCACGCACTCGAGCCCGGGGACGGACATGAGCCACCAGGAGCTGGTCGTCCTCATCGAACTCGATGCCCTCCACGACCGTCTTCTCGACGCCCAGCAAGGACCGCCATAGGCTTGCGTTCCGCACGCCGTTCTCCGCCCTTCAGGTAACTGACCTCAACAGCCAGAAACCTAGGCAGAGAGCGGCGTGCCCTC is from Micrococcus luteus NCTC 2665 and encodes:
- a CDS encoding ISL3 family transposase; the encoded protein is MRNASLWRSLLGVEKTVVEGIEFDEDDQLLVAHVRPRARVRGRCGRCGRRSPGYDRGEGRRRWRALDLGTVQVYLEADAPRVACREHGPTVAAVPWARHGAGHTVVFDEQVAWLATQCSKSAVTELMRIAWRTVGAIITRVWADVEALGDRFAGLRRIGIDEISYKKGHRYLTIVVDHDTGRLVWAAPGRDKATLAAFFEALGPDRCAEITHVSADGADWIAAVVAERCPNAVRCADPFHIVKWATEALDEVRRQAWNEARGAVRQRRAGRAGGHAKALKHARYALWKNPENLTTRQQAKLAWVAKTDPRLHRAYLLKEGLRLVFQLPADEAETALERWIGWARRCRIPAFVELQRRIVKHKASILAAIEHGLSNGRIESVNTKIRLITRVAFGFKSPEALIALAMLNLGGHRPVLPGRK